A region from the Salidesulfovibrio onnuriiensis genome encodes:
- a CDS encoding pyridoxamine 5'-phosphate oxidase family protein: MRKGLTSEKATINEILDKSPVLWLAVNDANGPYSVPVNFAHEGDVIYVHSSTKGRKFEALETGAPLSFSCAVDLEPKHGDKACAFGYRFKSALGFGAPRRLSGDDARHALEVITRKFAGRNLPLEDKVVAVTAAYAIDITSITARIKE, translated from the coding sequence ATGCGAAAAGGACTTACTTCCGAAAAGGCCACGATCAATGAGATTCTCGACAAATCCCCTGTTCTCTGGCTGGCCGTCAACGACGCAAACGGCCCCTACAGCGTCCCGGTGAACTTCGCCCACGAGGGCGACGTCATCTATGTCCACTCCAGCACAAAGGGCCGCAAGTTCGAAGCCCTGGAAACCGGTGCGCCCCTGTCATTCAGCTGCGCCGTGGACCTGGAACCCAAGCACGGCGACAAGGCCTGCGCCTTCGGGTACCGATTCAAGAGCGCGCTCGGCTTCGGCGCTCCGCGTCGGCTCTCCGGCGATGACGCCAGGCATGCCCTGGAAGTCATCACCCGCAAGTTCGCGGGCAGGAACCTGCCCCTGGAAGACAAGGTCGTGGCCGTCACCGCCGCTTACGCCATAGACATCACCAGCATCACGGCGCGGATCAAGGAGTAA